One genomic region from Actinocatenispora thailandica encodes:
- a CDS encoding MerR family transcriptional regulator: protein MRNGVTIGQAAAFAGVTVKTVRHYHKLGLVAEPERDSSGYRRYASADLLRLVQVRTLAAAGVPLAEIGPLVDADAERFADAIVRVERQLTERIEELTARREMLHRLADGNRALLPDRAVALLERMPGLGFSAEEIAAAREGWVLAAALVPEGFDEYLGLVEHALHDDRFVALSRRAAEAASWAPDDARIDALATATTDHYLANPEHLKILTGLQARTDAATRYRLIADHSEPPASGAARLVALVEDKLRAAGVRIPGPDPY from the coding sequence ATGCGCAACGGAGTCACGATCGGGCAGGCAGCCGCGTTCGCCGGCGTCACCGTCAAGACGGTCCGGCACTACCACAAGCTCGGCCTGGTCGCGGAGCCGGAACGGGACAGCTCCGGCTACCGGCGGTACGCGTCGGCCGACCTGCTCCGGCTGGTACAGGTGCGGACCCTGGCCGCCGCGGGCGTGCCGCTGGCGGAGATCGGCCCGCTGGTCGACGCGGACGCCGAGCGGTTCGCCGACGCCATCGTCCGCGTCGAGCGGCAGCTCACCGAACGGATCGAGGAGTTGACCGCCCGGCGCGAGATGCTGCACCGGCTCGCCGACGGCAACCGTGCCCTGCTGCCCGACCGCGCCGTGGCACTGCTGGAGCGGATGCCCGGGCTCGGCTTCTCCGCCGAGGAGATCGCGGCCGCCCGGGAGGGTTGGGTGCTGGCCGCCGCGCTCGTCCCGGAGGGCTTCGACGAGTACCTCGGCCTCGTCGAGCACGCCCTGCACGACGACCGGTTCGTCGCGTTGAGCCGGCGCGCCGCGGAGGCGGCGAGCTGGGCACCGGACGACGCCCGCATCGACGCGCTTGCCACCGCCACGACCGACCACTACCTCGCCAATCCCGAACACCTGAAGATCCTGACCGGCCTGCAGGCGCGCACCGACGCCGCCACCCGCTACCGGCTGATCGCCGACCACAGCGAACCGCCGGCGTCGGGCGCCGCCCGGCTCGTCGCGCTCGTCGAGGACAAGCTCCGCGCCGCCGGCGTCCGCATTCCCGGCCCGGACCCGTACTGA
- a CDS encoding serine hydrolase domain-containing protein yields the protein MSTTQTGQDRPELRKALDDIVASGITGMTLRVHDERGEWAGSAGLCTLGEPAEPPVDGHVRIGSNTKTFTATVVLQLVAEGRIDLDAPAASYLPEFGLDERITVRMLLQHTSGVFNFTGEYYPDGTVVPGIPATPAGKEWVDNRFKTYLPEDLVRLALSKPARFEPGTDWSYSNTNYVLARLLIERVTGHPVAEEMQRLILGPLGLTGTVAPTTQTDLPEPYAHAYYRYEQDGEQHTVDVTRQNPSWISSGGDMISTTRDLHTFISALCGGTLLPADLLAEMRTPRPTPIPNMGYGLGVFVQDTGGGTVITHNGGAAGHAALMFSTPDGSKTLTGSLNYVDDAAMSLAVPFQQATQRLVDEVFGGGQDGSAG from the coding sequence ATGTCCACCACCCAGACCGGCCAGGACCGCCCCGAGCTGCGGAAGGCCCTGGACGACATCGTCGCGTCCGGCATCACCGGGATGACGCTGCGCGTGCACGACGAGCGCGGCGAGTGGGCCGGCAGCGCGGGCCTGTGCACGCTCGGCGAGCCGGCCGAGCCGCCCGTGGACGGGCACGTCCGGATCGGCAGCAACACCAAGACGTTCACCGCGACGGTGGTCCTGCAGCTGGTGGCCGAGGGCCGGATCGACCTGGACGCCCCGGCGGCCTCCTACCTGCCCGAGTTCGGCCTGGACGAGCGGATCACGGTACGGATGCTGCTGCAGCACACCAGCGGCGTCTTCAACTTCACCGGCGAGTACTACCCCGACGGCACGGTCGTCCCGGGGATCCCCGCGACCCCGGCGGGCAAGGAGTGGGTGGACAACCGGTTCAAGACCTACCTGCCGGAGGATCTGGTGCGGCTGGCGTTGTCCAAGCCGGCGCGGTTCGAACCGGGTACCGACTGGAGCTACTCGAACACCAACTACGTGCTGGCCCGGCTGCTGATCGAGCGGGTCACCGGTCACCCGGTCGCCGAGGAGATGCAGCGGCTGATCCTCGGGCCGCTCGGGCTGACCGGCACCGTGGCACCCACCACCCAGACCGACCTCCCGGAGCCGTACGCCCACGCCTACTACCGGTACGAACAGGACGGCGAGCAGCACACCGTCGACGTCACCCGGCAGAACCCGTCCTGGATCTCCAGCGGCGGTGACATGATCTCGACGACCCGGGACCTGCACACGTTCATCTCCGCGCTGTGCGGCGGCACGCTGCTGCCGGCCGATCTGCTGGCCGAGATGCGCACGCCGCGCCCCACGCCGATCCCGAACATGGGCTACGGCCTGGGCGTGTTCGTCCAGGACACCGGCGGAGGCACCGTGATCACGCACAACGGCGGCGCCGCCGGGCACGCGGCGCTGATGTTCAGCACCCCGGACGGCAGCAAGACCCTGACCGGCTCGCTGAACTACGTGGACGACGCCGCGATGTCGCTGGCGGTACCGTTCCAGCAGGCCACCCAGCGGCTCGTCGACGAGGTGTTCGGCGGCGGGCAGGACGGGTCGGCGGGCTGA
- a CDS encoding zinc-binding dehydrogenase produces the protein MLVAEAVRFGGPDVLVGREAPEPVAGPGQVVLDVAAIDVLYVETQVRSGWGREWFPVTPPYVPGDGVAGTVTAVGDDVASDWLGRRVVGYTGSANAYAQRANVAVDQLAPVPDGLDLVDAAALSHDGPMALTLLSTAAVRAGEAVLVLGANGGAGLLAVQLVAAAGARVFGAARGERKQDLVRQAGAESVLDPSEPGWPARLRDAGGVDVVFDGVGGDIGTAGFDAVRRGGRFLSYGAPTGGFADIAAARAAERDVTRYGIAELSQARNEVTSLAAQAFQAAIEGRLRPAIGRVFGLRDAAAAHAAIESRAVLGKILLQP, from the coding sequence ATGTTGGTTGCGGAAGCGGTGCGGTTCGGCGGACCGGACGTACTGGTGGGCCGGGAGGCGCCCGAACCGGTCGCCGGGCCGGGGCAGGTGGTGCTCGACGTCGCCGCGATCGACGTGCTGTACGTCGAGACGCAGGTGCGGTCCGGCTGGGGCCGGGAGTGGTTCCCGGTGACCCCGCCGTACGTGCCGGGCGACGGCGTCGCAGGCACGGTGACCGCGGTCGGCGACGACGTTGCCAGCGACTGGTTGGGCCGCCGGGTGGTCGGCTACACGGGCAGCGCCAACGCGTACGCGCAGCGCGCCAACGTCGCCGTCGATCAGCTCGCGCCGGTACCGGACGGGCTGGACCTGGTCGATGCGGCGGCGCTGTCGCACGACGGGCCGATGGCGTTGACGCTGCTTTCCACCGCGGCGGTACGGGCCGGCGAGGCGGTGCTGGTGCTCGGCGCGAACGGCGGCGCCGGCCTGCTCGCGGTGCAGCTGGTCGCGGCGGCCGGTGCCCGGGTGTTCGGCGCGGCGCGCGGCGAACGCAAGCAGGACCTGGTGCGGCAGGCCGGCGCCGAGTCGGTACTGGATCCGAGCGAACCAGGGTGGCCGGCGCGGCTGCGCGACGCGGGTGGCGTGGACGTGGTGTTCGACGGCGTCGGCGGCGACATCGGTACGGCGGGGTTCGACGCGGTTCGCCGCGGCGGCCGGTTCCTCTCCTACGGTGCGCCGACCGGTGGGTTCGCCGACATCGCCGCGGCTCGGGCGGCCGAGCGGGACGTCACCCGGTACGGCATCGCGGAGCTTTCACAGGCCCGCAACGAGGTGACTTCGCTTGCCGCCCAAGCGTTCCAGGCGGCCATCGAGGGTCGACTGCGGCCGGCGATCGGTCGGGTGTTCGGGCTGCGGGACGCCGCGGCAGCACATGCCGCGATCGAGTCCCGCGCGGTACTCGGCAAGATCCTGCTGCAACCGTGA
- a CDS encoding zinc-binding dehydrogenase, giving the protein MLLVQATRFGGPDVLVAHQVLGPVPAPGEVLIAVAAIDTMVIETRIRAGTAGQWFPVTPPYVPGGAVTGTVVAVGDGVDPALRGRRVAAYVDGSYAEQVVAPAAELVDVPDALDLPESAALLHDGPTALALAELAGLKPDQRVVVVGGTGGAAILLVQLAHAIGAHVLATARGAAKLDLARRLGADEVVETGRADWASLRAAVVFDGVGGTTGTAAVAAVADGGTFLGYGAATSGGFATVAADRDLTSYGIGDVQFDPPRRRELLARSFAAAVEGTIVPVVGQTFPLAQASGAHAAIEARTVTGKTLLLP; this is encoded by the coding sequence ATGTTGTTGGTGCAGGCGACCCGGTTCGGTGGACCGGACGTGTTGGTGGCACACCAGGTTCTGGGGCCGGTTCCGGCCCCCGGCGAGGTGTTGATCGCGGTCGCCGCGATCGACACGATGGTGATCGAGACCCGGATCCGGGCCGGTACCGCCGGGCAGTGGTTCCCCGTGACGCCGCCGTACGTGCCGGGCGGTGCGGTGACCGGTACCGTCGTGGCGGTCGGCGACGGCGTCGACCCGGCGCTGCGCGGTCGGCGGGTCGCGGCGTACGTCGACGGCTCGTACGCCGAGCAGGTGGTGGCTCCGGCCGCCGAACTGGTCGACGTCCCGGACGCCCTGGACCTGCCGGAGTCGGCGGCTCTGCTGCACGACGGGCCGACCGCGCTGGCGCTCGCGGAGCTGGCCGGCCTCAAACCGGACCAGCGGGTCGTGGTCGTCGGCGGTACCGGCGGCGCGGCGATCCTGCTCGTCCAGCTGGCGCACGCGATCGGCGCGCACGTGCTGGCGACCGCGCGTGGTGCGGCGAAACTCGACCTGGCGCGGCGGCTGGGCGCCGACGAGGTGGTCGAGACCGGCCGGGCGGACTGGGCGTCGCTGCGCGCCGCGGTGGTCTTCGACGGCGTCGGCGGTACGACAGGTACGGCCGCGGTCGCCGCGGTCGCCGACGGCGGGACGTTCCTCGGCTACGGCGCCGCGACCAGCGGCGGGTTCGCCACCGTCGCCGCCGACCGCGACCTGACCAGCTACGGCATCGGTGACGTGCAGTTCGACCCGCCGCGGCGGCGCGAGCTGCTCGCCCGGTCGTTTGCCGCCGCGGTCGAGGGCACCATCGTGCCGGTCGTCGGACAGACCTTCCCGCTGGCGCAGGCGTCGGGTGCGCACGCGGCCATCGAGGCCCGCACCGTCACCGGCAAGACCCTCCTGCTGCCCTGA
- a CDS encoding DEAD/DEAH box helicase has protein sequence MTLTDLVPGSAEPDAVYEAFEGWVGEQGLELYPAQQEALIELVSGSNVILSTPTGSGKSLVAVGAHFAALAGVATAGKRGRNPDAPGRKYPGRTFYTAPIKALVSEKFFALCDTFGAANVGMLTGDASVNPTAPIICCTAEILANLALRDGSDADVDQVVMDEFHFYADPDRGWAWQVPLIELRNAQFLLMSATLGDVSRFEADLTRRTGRTTTVVSSAERPVPLTFEYVTTPLHETLELLLEEHQAPIYVVHFTQAAALERAQALMSTNVCSKAEKEAIAGLIGDFRFAAGFGKTLSRLVRHGIGVHHAGMLPKYRRLVELLAQAGLLKVICGTDTLGVGINVPIRTVIFSGLTKFDGVRMRQLNAREFHQIAGRAGRAGYDTAGTVVVEAPDHVIENEKALRKAGNDEKKRRKVVRKKPAPGTVSWTKSTFERLVAADPEPLSSQFKVSHAMLLNVIDRGGDPFLSMRHLLEDNHETRAAQRKHIRRTIAIYRALRAGGVIEELDEPDEYGDTIRVTIDLQADFALNQPLSPFALAALEVLDRESPSYALDVVSVIESTLDDPRQVLSAQQFAARGEAVDAMKADGVEYDERMERLEQITWPKPLAELLDVTYEAYAKGHPWVRDHELSPKSVVRDMYSQAMTFTEYIGAYKLARSEGVLLRYLADAYKALKQTVPDSARTEELTDLIEWLGELVRQVDSSLLDEWEKLSHPDAVPDESTVDDKPPAVTANVRAFRVLVRNALFRRVELAALRRYDKLAALDDAGLDADAWADELADYYAEHDEIGTGPDARGPKLLQIEQQSDRWLVRQVLDDPAGDHDWSIDAEVDLAASDEAGTAVVAVTGVTRLDT, from the coding sequence GTGACACTGACCGACCTGGTACCCGGCAGCGCAGAACCGGACGCGGTCTACGAGGCGTTCGAGGGCTGGGTCGGCGAGCAGGGCCTGGAGCTGTACCCGGCGCAGCAGGAGGCGCTGATCGAGCTGGTGTCCGGCTCGAACGTCATCCTGTCGACGCCGACCGGCTCGGGCAAGAGCCTGGTCGCGGTCGGTGCGCACTTCGCCGCGCTGGCCGGGGTCGCCACCGCCGGCAAGCGCGGCCGGAACCCCGACGCCCCCGGCCGGAAGTACCCCGGCCGGACCTTCTACACCGCGCCGATCAAGGCGCTGGTCAGCGAGAAGTTCTTCGCGCTGTGCGACACGTTCGGCGCGGCGAACGTCGGGATGCTCACCGGCGACGCGAGCGTCAACCCGACCGCGCCGATCATCTGCTGCACCGCGGAGATCCTGGCGAACCTGGCGCTGCGGGACGGTTCCGACGCCGACGTCGACCAGGTGGTGATGGACGAGTTCCACTTCTACGCCGACCCGGATCGCGGCTGGGCCTGGCAGGTGCCGCTGATCGAACTGCGCAACGCGCAGTTCCTGCTGATGTCGGCGACCCTCGGCGACGTGTCGCGGTTCGAGGCGGACCTGACCCGGCGCACCGGGCGCACCACCACCGTGGTCAGCTCGGCCGAGCGCCCGGTGCCGCTGACCTTCGAGTACGTCACGACGCCGCTGCACGAGACGCTGGAGCTGCTGCTGGAGGAGCACCAGGCGCCGATCTACGTCGTACACTTCACCCAGGCAGCGGCGCTGGAACGGGCCCAGGCGCTGATGAGCACCAACGTGTGCAGCAAGGCGGAGAAGGAGGCGATCGCCGGGCTGATCGGCGACTTCCGGTTCGCCGCCGGTTTCGGCAAGACGCTGTCCCGGTTGGTACGGCACGGGATCGGCGTGCACCACGCCGGCATGCTGCCCAAGTACCGCCGGCTGGTGGAGCTGCTGGCGCAGGCCGGGCTGCTGAAGGTCATCTGCGGTACGGACACTCTCGGCGTCGGCATCAACGTACCGATCCGCACGGTGATCTTCTCCGGGCTGACCAAGTTCGACGGTGTCCGGATGCGGCAGCTCAACGCCCGCGAGTTCCACCAGATCGCCGGTCGGGCCGGCCGGGCCGGCTACGACACCGCCGGTACCGTCGTGGTCGAGGCGCCCGACCACGTGATCGAGAACGAGAAGGCGCTGCGCAAGGCCGGCAACGACGAGAAGAAGCGGCGCAAGGTCGTCCGCAAGAAGCCGGCACCGGGCACCGTGTCCTGGACGAAGTCCACCTTCGAGCGGCTGGTGGCGGCCGACCCGGAACCGCTCAGCTCGCAGTTCAAGGTGAGCCACGCGATGCTGCTCAACGTCATCGACCGCGGCGGCGACCCGTTCCTGTCGATGCGGCACCTGCTGGAGGACAACCACGAGACCCGTGCGGCGCAACGCAAGCACATCCGCCGGACGATCGCGATCTACCGGGCGCTGCGGGCCGGCGGCGTGATCGAGGAGCTGGACGAGCCGGACGAGTACGGCGACACCATCCGGGTCACCATCGACCTGCAGGCCGACTTCGCGCTGAACCAGCCGCTGTCCCCGTTCGCGTTGGCCGCGCTGGAGGTGCTGGACCGCGAGTCGCCGAGCTACGCGCTGGACGTGGTGTCGGTGATCGAGTCCACCCTGGACGATCCCCGGCAGGTACTGTCCGCGCAGCAGTTCGCGGCGCGCGGCGAGGCGGTCGACGCGATGAAGGCGGACGGCGTCGAGTACGACGAGCGGATGGAACGGCTGGAGCAGATCACCTGGCCGAAGCCGCTCGCCGAGCTGCTCGACGTCACCTACGAGGCGTACGCGAAGGGCCACCCCTGGGTCCGCGACCACGAGCTGTCGCCGAAGTCGGTGGTGCGCGACATGTACTCGCAGGCGATGACCTTCACCGAGTACATCGGCGCCTACAAGCTGGCCCGCTCCGAGGGGGTGCTGCTGCGCTATCTCGCCGACGCGTACAAGGCGTTGAAGCAGACGGTGCCGGACTCGGCCCGTACCGAGGAGCTGACCGACCTGATCGAGTGGCTCGGCGAGCTGGTCCGGCAGGTCGACTCCAGCCTGCTCGACGAGTGGGAGAAGCTGAGCCATCCGGACGCCGTACCGGACGAGTCCACTGTGGACGACAAGCCGCCGGCGGTGACCGCGAACGTGCGCGCGTTCCGGGTGCTGGTGCGCAACGCGCTGTTCCGGCGGGTGGAGCTGGCCGCCCTGCGCCGCTACGACAAGCTCGCCGCCCTCGACGACGCCGGCCTGGACGCCGACGCGTGGGCCGACGAGCTGGCGGACTACTACGCCGAACACGACGAGATCGGCACCGGCCCGGACGCGCGCGGCCCGAAGCTGCTGCAGATCGAGCAGCAGTCGGACCGCTGGCTGGTGCGCCAGGTGCTGGACGACCCGGCCGGCGACCACGACTGGTCGATCGACGCCGAGGTCGACCTCGCCGCCTCCGACGAGGCCGGTACCGCCGTCGTCGCGGTCACCGGCGTCACCCGCCTCGACACCTGA
- a CDS encoding FG-GAP-like repeat-containing protein → MLTRSRKVFGAFLATGATAVLTATLVSATPTTASAAAPTEIATIPADRLTVSAQDTVVFAGATGFAHRRQGVAGVQWTGYATGATRAAPALDGVPAAELHPGGGDHVAVYGTDPGGTLQVGTPGDATLTSHQVPAGFTVKGVGADGTRAIIYAQGATAPPVTEILDLTDGSTQPVEGVPAGGYVTASTGTPIQVDGEHDALVPYVAARGGAVEYLLLDLSTDTATPIDGLQAQSTFRVTPTEIAWRTAVAGSPAIAVLTPQQIRAGDPTPTVYPIVVDSSYDWALAGDHVVAAAHIGPDGKTTGSVVDIPFDGSGPGTLLDSYASTPVQAADGSVLVTGGPDAGHAAVHRFTPGADGALSDATVLTLPPVPQANAGLAMAHGNLRHVESNPTVSGGTDLHLYNHGIAPDTDPTAAPYGRVDGGTLVPAAVRCSSGRQCVRTLDGNAYGLTYLSTDTAGHTTIRENVDPYHASTSTDLAVTGVRLVDVSGGWVLVESTATGEQYAVRSGYSDPVTVGSVTGAALWNATLWRSTGAGTITQYRLASTGVTKLGSVQTGDSCRPDEVQAAQHWLYWSCAGAAAGVYDLTTGASFTVPDGPALLGDGYLVLRTADSLQLVDVHTDAAAPPVKLAALASTTYPDDRGIDWTVDRYSGDIAYVTSDDSVHVLASGVPASPLQATSESSGSGIYPHQGGTSDWNASVSMNHPIAGWRFTITRVATGQVVHSATGGPTRVGAHQTWDGKLADGSYAPNGQYRWQFDAMVDGTATPVPGGGSVVTMVCGTSLYRDYSCLGSGAVLAVNKSDDDRASWWVGNGDGKLHNEGGYTETWPLGTTSRTYTMLIPFGDLNGDGYNDLLVRNGTGDVGGYLGTGDAAFDRSTAGHVTIGPGYGGFTAIVSTGDLNNDGIDDLVVRNGAGVLYFKAGTGASQFKPGVRFTSGWNKYVKLIGAGDLDGDGCGDLLAVDGDGVMWFYRGTKDGRFATKVRVEAGWAKYNTIIGVGDITGDAVPDLIARDSAGTIWRYDGSGHATWSVKHQIATGWSKYALF, encoded by the coding sequence GTGCTTACCCGTTCCCGTAAGGTTTTCGGCGCTTTCCTCGCCACCGGTGCCACCGCGGTTCTCACCGCCACCCTCGTCTCCGCCACACCCACCACCGCCTCGGCCGCCGCGCCGACCGAGATCGCCACCATCCCGGCGGACCGGCTGACCGTCTCCGCTCAGGACACCGTGGTGTTCGCGGGAGCGACCGGGTTCGCGCACCGTCGGCAGGGCGTCGCCGGCGTGCAGTGGACCGGCTACGCGACCGGTGCGACGCGGGCCGCGCCCGCGTTGGACGGGGTGCCCGCGGCCGAGCTGCACCCGGGCGGCGGCGACCACGTCGCGGTCTACGGCACCGATCCCGGTGGCACGCTGCAGGTCGGTACGCCCGGTGACGCCACGCTGACCAGCCACCAGGTACCGGCCGGGTTCACGGTCAAGGGTGTCGGCGCGGACGGGACGCGGGCGATCATCTATGCGCAGGGCGCCACCGCGCCACCGGTGACCGAGATACTCGACCTGACCGACGGGTCGACCCAGCCGGTCGAGGGCGTGCCCGCCGGCGGCTACGTCACCGCGTCGACCGGGACTCCGATCCAGGTCGACGGCGAGCACGACGCGCTGGTGCCGTACGTGGCGGCCCGGGGCGGGGCCGTCGAGTACCTGCTGCTCGACCTGAGCACGGACACCGCGACCCCGATCGACGGGCTACAGGCCCAGAGCACGTTCCGGGTGACCCCCACCGAGATCGCCTGGCGAACCGCGGTGGCCGGGTCCCCCGCGATCGCGGTGCTGACGCCGCAGCAGATCCGGGCCGGGGACCCGACCCCGACCGTGTACCCGATCGTGGTGGACTCCTCGTACGACTGGGCGCTGGCCGGGGACCACGTCGTCGCCGCCGCACACATCGGACCCGACGGCAAGACGACCGGTTCGGTGGTGGACATCCCCTTCGATGGCAGCGGCCCCGGCACGCTGTTGGACAGCTACGCGTCCACCCCGGTCCAGGCGGCCGACGGCAGCGTGCTGGTCACCGGTGGACCGGACGCCGGCCACGCGGCCGTTCACCGGTTCACCCCCGGCGCGGACGGAGCGCTCTCGGACGCGACGGTGCTGACGTTGCCGCCGGTGCCGCAGGCCAATGCCGGGCTGGCGATGGCGCACGGCAACCTGCGGCACGTCGAAAGCAACCCGACCGTGTCCGGCGGTACCGATCTGCACCTGTACAACCACGGGATCGCCCCGGACACCGATCCGACGGCGGCTCCGTACGGTCGGGTGGACGGCGGGACGCTGGTGCCCGCCGCCGTGCGGTGCTCGTCCGGCCGCCAGTGCGTCCGCACCCTGGACGGCAACGCCTACGGGCTGACCTACCTGTCGACCGACACCGCCGGGCACACGACGATCCGGGAGAACGTCGATCCGTACCACGCGAGTACGAGCACGGACCTGGCCGTGACGGGGGTCCGACTGGTCGACGTCTCGGGTGGCTGGGTGCTCGTCGAGAGCACCGCGACCGGCGAGCAGTACGCGGTGCGGTCCGGCTACTCCGATCCGGTGACCGTCGGGTCGGTCACCGGTGCGGCGTTGTGGAACGCGACCCTGTGGCGGTCCACCGGCGCCGGCACGATCACCCAGTACCGGCTGGCGTCGACCGGTGTGACGAAGCTCGGGTCGGTCCAGACCGGAGACTCGTGTCGGCCGGACGAGGTACAGGCCGCACAGCACTGGCTGTACTGGTCGTGTGCCGGAGCGGCCGCTGGCGTGTACGACCTCACGACAGGTGCCTCGTTCACCGTGCCGGACGGCCCGGCTCTGCTCGGCGACGGTTACCTGGTGCTGCGGACCGCGGACTCGCTCCAGCTGGTGGACGTGCACACCGACGCTGCGGCGCCGCCGGTGAAACTCGCCGCGCTGGCCTCGACGACGTACCCGGATGATCGCGGGATCGACTGGACGGTGGACCGCTACAGCGGCGACATCGCGTACGTGACGTCCGACGACTCGGTGCACGTGCTGGCCTCCGGCGTCCCGGCATCCCCGTTGCAGGCGACGAGCGAGTCCAGCGGCTCGGGTATCTATCCGCATCAGGGCGGCACGAGCGACTGGAACGCGTCGGTCTCGATGAACCATCCGATCGCTGGGTGGCGCTTCACGATCACCCGGGTGGCAACCGGCCAGGTCGTCCATTCTGCGACCGGGGGTCCGACGCGTGTCGGCGCCCACCAGACCTGGGATGGGAAGCTCGCCGACGGCTCCTATGCACCGAACGGGCAGTACCGATGGCAGTTCGACGCCATGGTGGACGGCACCGCGACACCCGTGCCGGGTGGCGGCAGTGTGGTGACGATGGTGTGCGGCACCAGCCTCTACCGCGACTACTCCTGCCTCGGCTCGGGCGCCGTGCTGGCGGTGAACAAGTCCGACGACGACCGTGCCTCCTGGTGGGTGGGCAACGGTGACGGCAAGCTGCACAACGAGGGTGGCTACACGGAGACCTGGCCACTCGGCACCACCAGCCGCACCTACACGATGCTGATCCCGTTCGGTGACCTGAACGGAGACGGTTACAACGACCTGCTGGTACGCAACGGAACCGGCGACGTTGGTGGCTACCTCGGCACCGGCGACGCGGCCTTCGACCGGAGCACGGCCGGGCACGTGACGATCGGCCCCGGTTATGGCGGGTTCACGGCGATCGTGTCGACCGGTGACCTGAACAACGACGGGATCGACGACCTGGTCGTTCGGAACGGTGCTGGTGTGCTGTATTTCAAGGCCGGCACCGGTGCCTCGCAGTTCAAGCCGGGGGTGCGGTTCACGTCGGGGTGGAACAAGTACGTGAAGTTGATCGGTGCCGGTGATCTGGATGGCGACGGGTGTGGTGATCTGTTGGCGGTGGATGGTGACGGGGTGATGTGGTTCTACCGCGGCACCAAGGATGGCAGGTTCGCCACGAAGGTGCGGGTCGAGGCCGGCTGGGCCAAGTACAACACGATCATCGGTGTCGGTGACATCACCGGCGATGCCGTCCCGGATCTGATCGCGCGGGACTCGGCGGGCACGATCTGGCGGTACGACGGGTCGGGTCATGCGACGTGGTCGGTCAAGCATCAGATCGCCACCGGCTGGTCGAAGTACGCGCTGTTCTGA
- a CDS encoding DUF6104 family protein — MYFTDRGIEELSERRGEESVSLDWVADRLRDFVDINPEFEVPIERLATWLARLDDPDED; from the coding sequence ATGTACTTCACCGATCGCGGCATCGAGGAGCTGTCCGAGCGGCGCGGCGAGGAGTCCGTGTCGCTGGACTGGGTGGCCGACCGGCTGCGCGACTTCGTCGACATCAATCCGGAGTTCGAGGTTCCGATCGAACGGCTGGCCACCTGGCTGGCCCGGCTCGACGACCCGGACGAGGACTGA